In the genome of Tindallia magadiensis, the window CTAGAACTAGTAGAACTAGAAATCCGAGACCTATTAAGCGAATACGACTTCCCAGGAGACGACACACCGATCTTCAAAGGAAGCGCCCTAAAAGCATTAGAAGATCCAGACGGCGAGTGGGCAGAGCGCATCGTAGAAATGTTTAAGGAAGTAGACGCCTACATCCCAGAACCAGAAAGAGATGTAGACAAACCATTCCTAATGCCAGTAGAAGACGTATTTTCCATCACTGGACGAGGAACCGTAGCGACAGGTCGAGTGGAAAGAGGAACGGTAAAAGTACAAGAAGAAGTACAACTAGTAGGACTATCAGAAGAACCGAGAAAACTAGTAGTAACCGGAGTAGAAATGTTTAGAAAGCTGTTAGACTTTGCACAAGCCGGAGATAACATTGGATTATTGCTAAGAGGAGTCCAACGAGATGAAATCGAAAGAGGACAAGTACTAGCAAAGCCAGGAAGCATCAACCCACACACAAAATTCAAAGCCGAAGTATACGTATTGAAAAAAGAAGAGGGTGGCCGACACACACCATTTTTCGATGGATACCGTCCACAATTCTACTTTAGAACAACAGACGTAACTGGAAGCATCAAGCTACCAGAGGGAGTAGAGATGGTAATGCCAGGTGACAATATAACCATGGACATTGAATTAATCTCTCCAATAGCTGTAGAAGAAGGACTAAGATTTGCGATCCGAGAAGGTGGCCGAACCGTAGGGGCAGGCGTTGTTGCTGATATTCACGAGTAAATCGCAGCAATTAGACATCTAATGCAACTCACTAAAAAGGCAGAAGACAAAACGCTTCTGCCTTTTTTATGTGAAGCATACTGATCCTGAGGGTTCTTTTGATATTTTGGATAAAAGGGATAGAACCTTTGTGAATAAGGTTGACAGCAATGAAAGAAAAAATAAAAATAAACTTTGAAAAAGCTTGCGTTCCTAAGAAAAATATTATAAAATAACTAAGTGTCCTTAATTATGCGATGAAGCGGAAGGTAGCTGAGCAATCAGGAAATTTCTGCTGAGCAAGT includes:
- a CDS encoding EF-Tu C-terminal domain-related protein, with the translated sequence LELVELEIRDLLSEYDFPGDDTPIFKGSALKALEDPDGEWAERIVEMFKEVDAYIPEPERDVDKPFLMPVEDVFSITGRGTVATGRVERGTVKVQEEVQLVGLSEEPRKLVVTGVEMFRKLLDFAQAGDNIGLLLRGVQRDEIERGQVLAKPGSINPHTKFKAEVYVLKKEEGGRHTPFFDGYRPQFYFRTTDVTGSIKLPEGVEMVMPGDNITMDIELISPIAVEEGLRFAIREGGRTVGAGVVADIHE